The following are encoded together in the Bubalus kerabau isolate K-KA32 ecotype Philippines breed swamp buffalo chromosome 3, PCC_UOA_SB_1v2, whole genome shotgun sequence genome:
- the LOC129647271 gene encoding translation initiation factor IF-2-like gives MCLTTAAFRDLPNSKEKQTNKASRSATNFRARRGEPRPAAATQLGGPLWGGPRGGRGQRSPRRAPSDASSPAGPAAARGHRRRGRPARTKLPAPAPSPTAAAPAAPHAAPRPRRLTSAARPARSRAATCRAPAGGWRRPAPSEKRGGGSPAGRGRELPARLRGRGRPPRAVASRRRRPARLLPAAQSASSEASAGGGAGAATARALACCLPGGGARAAGGRRARAVPARSRAVSPRLPSPGGRTRPPARGPDKERGGDLADWPLPPLAAEPLPEKAGTRAPSRGAAVSRGGFRPEPASGARLPIGLPAPTGWSWGHARAGPLPSSSARASVVHWVPMPGQGPGSRGGSPPLLWNIGD, from the exons ATGTGTCTCACAACGGCAGCGTTCAGGGATTTGCCGAACTCAA aggaaaaacaaacaaacaaagcctcAAGAAGTGCAACAAATTTCCGCGCCCGCCGAGGCGAGCCGCGGCCGGCGGCGGCCACGCAGCTCGGCGGCCCTTTGTGGGGAGGGCCGCGCGGGGGCCGCGGGCAGCGCTCGCCGCGCCGGGCGCCAAGTGATGCGAGCAGCCCGGCCGGCCCCGCGGCTGCTCGCGGACACCGGCGGCGCGGGCGCCCGGCGCGAACAAAgctgcccgcccccgccccctcccccaccgccgCCGCCCCGGCCGCCCCCCACGCGGCCCCCCGGCCCCGCCGCCTTACCTCGGCCGCCCGCCCGGCCCGCTCGCGCGCCGCTAcg TGCCGGGCTCCGGCCGGAGGGTGGCGCCGCCCAGCGCCTTCGGAAAAAAGGGGGGGTGGGAGCCCGGCTGGGCGAGGGCGCGAGCTCCCGGCGAGGCTGAGGGGACGCGGGAGACCCCCGCGCGCTGTggcctcccgccgccgccgcccggctCGGCTCCTCCCGGCCGCGCAGTCAGCAAGTTCCGAGGCGAGcgcggggggaggggcgggcgCGGCGACGGCGCGCGCTCTCGCTTGCTGCTTGCCTGGCGGAGGGGCGCGCGCCGCCGGCGGCCGGCGGGCGCGAGCTGTTCCCGCGCGCTCCCGCGCGGTCTCTCCGCGCCTCCCTTCACCCGGGGGGCGCACGCGTCCGCCCGCGCGCGGCCCGGACAAAGAGCGCGGCGGGGACCTGGCGGACTGGCCCCTGCCGCCCTTGGCCGCGGAGCCCTTGCCGGAGAAGGCGGGGACGCGGGCGCCGTCTCGCGGGGCCGCTGTGTCGCGGGGTGGCTTCCGGCCTGAGCCCGCCTCCGGAGCGAGGCTGCCCATTGGACTACCCGCCCCCACAGGCTGGAGCTGGGGTCATGCCCGGGCTGGCCCACTCCCCTCTTCCAGCGCACGGGCCAGCGTAGTCCACTGGGTCCCCATGCCTGGGCAAGGGCCTGGGTCGCGTGGCGGTAGTCCCCCACTGCTCTGGAACATTGGAGACTAA